Sequence from the Pedobacter sp. D749 genome:
GTAGATCTTATTTTTAAGATATACGGGAATAAAAAATGTAGCAACAATTACCAATGTTGCAGCAGCCATCCATTCGTAAGTAGAAATGGCTAATCCCATTTTAAATCCATCGCCGCTCATGGCTACAAATTGCTCGGCACTAATGTTCGAGGCAATTAAAGATGTGCCAATTGCCCACCAGGTAAGTGAACCTTCTGCAAGAAAATAATCCTTGCTGCTCATCTGCTTTTGTTTTTTACGATGGTAAATCCAGAAACCATAAATTGCTACAATGGCAAAGTAGGCTAGAAAAATAATGTAATCTGTGACTTTCATTTAATTTATTTGGTTTAGAAATCTAAATGTAGTAAAATCATAAATTAATCTCCGCTTTTTTTAAATTAAAAAATGTTAAAATGACGTTTATTAATTTGACCTTCCTAAAATTCAAGTTTGTTGAGCTACGGTGAGCTATGTATATCGTCATTTCAATTTGCAGTGCAATGGAATGCCTGCTCAATAAAGGCGTTGAGAAATTTTTAATTTTGCAAAAATTATAATATCATCCGTGATCTGTGAAGACCACAGACCACGGAGAATACATATATAAAGATGAATTTAAATATACCTGTTAATTAGGTTTTCAAGATATTCCTGCTTTCCGCTGCGTACCTCTGGTTCGCCATTTTCTGCAGCGTAATTCCTTAAATCTTCTAAACTTAATTTGCCCTGTTCAAATTCGGCACCCTTTCCACTATCAAATGAAGCATAGCGGTCGGCCCTTACTTTTTTGTAATCAGATTTTTGAAGAATGGCATCTGCAGTAACTAATGCTCTTGCGAAAATATCCATTCCTCCTACATGCGCATAGAATAAGTCTTTCTGATCAGTAGAGTTACGGCGGATTTTCGCGTCGAAGTTTACACCTCCACCCTGTAAGCCACCACCTTCTAAAATGATTAACATGGTTTCGGTTAGTTCGTTAATATCGTTCGGGAACTGATCGGTATCCCAGCCATTTTGATAATCGCCACGGTTTGCATCAATAGAACCTAATAGTCCATTATCTACCGCAACCTGTAATTCATGTTGGAAAGTATGACCTGCCAGTGTTGCATGGTTTACTTCTAAATTTAATTTAAAGTCAGCCAACAGATCATATTGTTGTAAAAAGCCTTTTACTGTTGCCGCGTCGTAATCATATTGGTGTTTAGAAGGCTCACATGGTTTCGGTTCAATAAAGAATGTTCCTTTGAAGCCCTGTTTGCGTGCATAGTCTTTAGCCGCGTGTAAAAATTTAGCCAGGTGCTCCTGCTCACGTTTCATGTTGGTATTCAATAAGCTCATATAGCCTTCTCTTCCTCCCCAGAAAACATAATTTTCGCCACCAAGAGCAATAGTTGCATCTAAAGCTGCTTTAACCTGGGCAGCTCCGTGTGCCAGCACATGAAAATCAGGATTGGTAGATGCACCATTCATGTAACGCTTATGGCTAAATAAATTGGCTGTTCCCCACAATAGTTTTACACCGCTATCTGCTTGTTTTTGCTTTGCATATTCAACAAGGGCCTGTAATCTGCGTTCGTTTTCGGCGATATCGTCGCCATAATCTACCACATCTACATCATGGAAGCAATAATAAGGGATCTGCATTTTGGTGATAAATTCAAAGGCCGCATCCATTTTATCTTTTGCCCTTTCTACAGCATCTTTCTTTTCATCCCAAGGGAAAATATGCGTTGCTCCTCCAAACGGATCGGCACCATTACCGTTGAATGAATGCCAGTAAGCACAAGCAAACTTAAAATGCTCATTCATGGTTTTGCCTGCTACTACTTTGTTGGCGTCGTACCATCTAAATGCTAATGGATTATCGCTTTCCAGACCTTCAAACTTGATCTGGTCAATGCCTTTGAAAAATTCAGTTGCTCCTGTTACTACTTTTGTCATATTTTTTGTTTTTTGATTCGTGGTTGTTGGTTCATAGTTGATAGCTGTGAACCATTAACTAATTGCTAATTGTTTTTCTAATATTTTTTTCCAATCCTGATAGATTGCTTCATATTCAGCTGAATGTTGTGGCATTAAAGTTTTAATTACTTCGTGGTTGCTAAAAGCTTCTTCTGCACTTTTAAAAATTCTAGCGCCTATACCTGCACCTAAGGCTGCGCCTACACTGCCGTCGTTTTCGTAAAGTTCTACCGGAATGCCAGTAACATCTACAAAAGTTTGTGCAAATACATCACTTAAAAACAGATTGGCTCTTCCGGCCCGGATGACTTTAGGCTGCATGCCATTTTCCCGCATGATATCCAATCCATAACGGAAAGAGAAGGCAATCCCTTCCTGTATCGCCCTGAAGATATCTGATTGATTGTGGAGGTTTAAATCTATGCCCAATAACTCTGCGCCTGTATATTGGTTGTTTAACATTCGTTCTGCGCCGTTACCGAAAGGAAGTACTTTTAAACCATTACTACCTATTGGCGCTTTCGACGCCAGGATATTCAGGTCGGCATAACTAGACTGTGGCGCGAAATTATGCTTTGCCCATCGGTACATGCTGCCGGTACCATTAATACAAAGTAAAACCCCTGTGTGCTTTTTTTCTTCTGAATAGGTTACATGCGCAAAAGTATTCACTCTCGATTGTTTATCGTAAGTAAGCCCGTCGCTTACGCCGTAAATTACCCCAGATGTTCCGGCTGTGGCCGCAACCTCCCCAGGTTTTAATACATTTAGAGAAAGCGCATTGTTCGGCTGATCGCCAGATTTATAGGCAACGGGAATACCTGTTGGTAAGTTCAAAGAATGGGCAATATCGGCTTTTAAATAACCATGTTCGGAGAATAAGGGTTTTACGGTTGGGATGAGGTTACCTGAAATGCCATAATACTCCATTACATCTTTAGAAATTTCGTGGTTTTCAAAATCCCAGAAAATGCCTTCAGATAGTGCCGAAATACTTGTCGTAATTTCTCCCGTTAATTTCATGGCGATAAAATCGCCAGGGAGCATTATCTTATCAATGCGGTTATAGATGTCTGGTTCATTTGCTTTTACCCAGGCTAGTTTTGATGCCGTAAAGTTTCCGGGAGAGTTTAATAAATGTTTCAAGGATTTTTCGTGCCCAATAGCCTCAAAAGCGCCATTGCCCAGTTCAACTGCTCTGCTGTCGCACCAAATAATACTATCTCGGAGCACCTGCTGGTTTTTATCTACAACAACCAATCCGTGCATTTGGTATGCAATACCAATGGATTTAATTTCTTTTGGATCAAAAAGACCTGTCGAATTTAATTTAAGTATAGCCTGTTGAACATTTTGCCACCAATCATCAGGTGACTGTTCTGCCCAGCCAGACTGTAAAGATTTGATGGCTGTTTCCTCCTCCGGATATTGAGCGGTAGCTATGTTTCTTTGTGTAGTTGCGTCAACAATGGCAACTTTTATGGATGAGGTACCTAAATCAATTCCTAATAAATACATGCTTTCATCTAATTTTAATATTTGGTTATGCAAACGGTTGCATAAAGATAGTTGGAAAAATATAAAACGCAAATTTTTTATAAAATCGTTTGAATTAAATGCAATCTTTTGAATTGAATTAACCTTTATTTTGAAGCTAATGGCGAATTATTTAATAATTTATATTTTTACCATTAATACATTTGATTGTTTATGGAACAGATTACATGGAGCGATTTCGAAAAAGTAGAATTAAGGGTAGGAACCATTTTAGAAGCCTTCGAATTTCCTGAAGCCCGAAGACCAGCATATAAAGTAAAAGTAGATTTTGGCGAATTTGGTATTAAAATGAGTAGTGCACAGATTACCAAACATTATACATTGGAAGAATTACCTGGAAAACAAATTGTTGCGGTGGTTAACTTTCCGAAAAAACAGATCGGCAAATTCATGTCAGAATTTTTAGTTACCGGTTTTGCTGATGAAAACGGCGATATCGTATTAACTACGGTGCAAAGTAAGGTTCCTAATGGAAGTAAGCTGGTTTAGCCGACTTCCGATGTTTGCCTGAGCCTTGGCCATGTAAACTTTGAGGCATTTCCCGCAGATTTAAAAGGATAAGAAA
This genomic interval carries:
- the xylA gene encoding xylose isomerase, which codes for MTKVVTGATEFFKGIDQIKFEGLESDNPLAFRWYDANKVVAGKTMNEHFKFACAYWHSFNGNGADPFGGATHIFPWDEKKDAVERAKDKMDAAFEFITKMQIPYYCFHDVDVVDYGDDIAENERRLQALVEYAKQKQADSGVKLLWGTANLFSHKRYMNGASTNPDFHVLAHGAAQVKAALDATIALGGENYVFWGGREGYMSLLNTNMKREQEHLAKFLHAAKDYARKQGFKGTFFIEPKPCEPSKHQYDYDAATVKGFLQQYDLLADFKLNLEVNHATLAGHTFQHELQVAVDNGLLGSIDANRGDYQNGWDTDQFPNDINELTETMLIILEGGGLQGGGVNFDAKIRRNSTDQKDLFYAHVGGMDIFARALVTADAILQKSDYKKVRADRYASFDSGKGAEFEQGKLSLEDLRNYAAENGEPEVRSGKQEYLENLINRYI
- a CDS encoding xylulokinase; its protein translation is MYLLGIDLGTSSIKVAIVDATTQRNIATAQYPEEETAIKSLQSGWAEQSPDDWWQNVQQAILKLNSTGLFDPKEIKSIGIAYQMHGLVVVDKNQQVLRDSIIWCDSRAVELGNGAFEAIGHEKSLKHLLNSPGNFTASKLAWVKANEPDIYNRIDKIMLPGDFIAMKLTGEITTSISALSEGIFWDFENHEISKDVMEYYGISGNLIPTVKPLFSEHGYLKADIAHSLNLPTGIPVAYKSGDQPNNALSLNVLKPGEVAATAGTSGVIYGVSDGLTYDKQSRVNTFAHVTYSEEKKHTGVLLCINGTGSMYRWAKHNFAPQSSYADLNILASKAPIGSNGLKVLPFGNGAERMLNNQYTGAELLGIDLNLHNQSDIFRAIQEGIAFSFRYGLDIMRENGMQPKVIRAGRANLFLSDVFAQTFVDVTGIPVELYENDGSVGAALGAGIGARIFKSAEEAFSNHEVIKTLMPQHSAEYEAIYQDWKKILEKQLAIS
- a CDS encoding tRNA-binding protein, with translation MEQITWSDFEKVELRVGTILEAFEFPEARRPAYKVKVDFGEFGIKMSSAQITKHYTLEELPGKQIVAVVNFPKKQIGKFMSEFLVTGFADENGDIVLTTVQSKVPNGSKLV